In Festucalex cinctus isolate MCC-2025b chromosome 5, RoL_Fcin_1.0, whole genome shotgun sequence, a single genomic region encodes these proteins:
- the fgf5 gene encoding fibroblast growth factor 5 codes for MRTGSTGGWSSMNVRLYLLAVAHLVAAARRPGQAGEREEERETEARSGRTTCRLYCRVGIGFHLQIHPDGRVNGSHEADRLSVLELFAVSQGVIGIRGVYSNRFLAMNKKGRLHATESFTADCKFRERFQENSYNTYASVLHWNRRTGRQWFVALNKRGKAKMGSSPRVKVQHVSTHFLPRVGEGDSGGGERGFAVTGGKGDDGRRETLHKPPPKAPPTPKPKVQEGTRPRQVKYWPKYRFG; via the exons ATGCGAACGGGTTCGACTGGCGGGTGGTCGAGCATGAACGTTCGGCTTTACCTGCTCGCCGTCGCGCACTTGGTGGCCGCGGCGCGTCGCCCGGGCCAGGCGGGCGAGCGGGAGGAGGAAAGGGAAACGGAAGCCCGCTCGGGGCGCACGACGTGCCGGCTCTACTGCAGGGTGGGCATCGGCTTCCACCTGCAGATCCACCCGGACGGCAGAGTCAACGGCAGCCATGAGGCTGACCGCCTGA GTGTTCTGGAGCTGTTTGCCGTGTCCCAGGGCGTGATTGGCATCCGAGGGGTGTACAGTAACCGATTCCTCGCCATGAATAAGAAAGGACGTCTCCACGCCACT GAGTCATTTACGGCCGACTGCAAGTTCCGCGAGCGTTTCCAGGAGAACAGTTACAACACGTACGCCTCCGTACTCCACTGGAACCGCCGGACGGGCCGCCAGTGGTTTGTGGCCCTCAACAAGCGAGGCAAAGCCAAGATGGGCTCCAGCCCGCGGGTCAAAGTCCAGCATGTCTCCACGCACTTCCTGCCCAGGGTCGGCGAGGGCGATAGCGGTGGCGGCGAACGCGGATTCGCCGTCACAGGCGGGAAAGGCGACGACGGACGGCGGGAAACGCTGCACAAGCCGCCGCCCAAAGCGCCGCCAACGCCAAAACCAAAAGTCCAGGAGGGGACGCGGCCAAGACAGGTCAAGTACTGGCCCAAGTATCGTTTTGGATAA